The following DNA comes from Mycolicibacterium aromaticivorans JS19b1 = JCM 16368.
GCTATTCCGTTGTTATGAGTTGGTCGCCCATACGCTGGCGATCGGCGGTGTGGTGGCTGCCAGACCGGTCTTGGGCAGTCCGTAAAGCTGTTCGACCGTGGACAGCACGCTGTAGTGATTGATCGGTTCCCCGTAGGTTCCCGGTCGGACGTCGGCGCCGTAGAGGATCGTCGAGATCTGGTTGCGTTCGGCGTCGTCGTCCTCGTCGAAGGTGACGATGAGCAGGCCGTGGTTGGCCATGGCCCAGTTCGCATAGGGCGCGATGTTGGCGGCCAACCAGGTGTCTGCCTGGGCCACGCTGCCGTCATGCATGTCGTTGTCCAGATTGGGGACGACGAAGGACACCGTCGGAAGCTGGGGCCCGGCAGCGAATGAGGTGAATGGCATCGACGCCGCCGGGGCCACATTGCTGAAATTTACCCATGGCGCATGCTTGCGGGCGTACTTTCCGGCCCCGCATACCGTCGACCCGACCGCGGGCAGGTCTTCGGCGAAACCCCCGAAGCTGTATCGGGAGGCGATCAGTTCGGCGGCCAGATTTGGCTCTGGCCCCAGCGTGAGCGGGCAGGCGTCCGAATCGACCCCGAAGGTGTTGCCTGCGAACAACGCCAGGTAGTTGGGCTCACTTGGGTGGGCCACCGCGAACGCCTGCGTCATCAGTGCACCGTTGGCGGCCAGCGTGTTGATGAACGGCGCGGACTTGTTGCCGATGATCTGCGAGGCGGCATGGTTTTCCTCTACCACTATGACCACGTGGTCATAGTGAGGGAGCTGGACTCCTGCCCGGGCTGGCCACTGCGCGGTCCATACAGTCAGCGCCGTCACCGACGCGATGGCCATGAGAGTCCGCAGCATCATCGACCTACCTCGTCAGCCTGCCGCGAACGGATCGAAGAACGAGACGCCTCCGAAGCCGGCGGACGCGTCATACGTCGACCAGGTGGGAACGTCGCCGGCCGGTGTCAAGATCTTGAAGGAGACTTTGTCTCCGGATGCCGAAGGCATGTCCGCATAGTAGGTGCCGAACCCGGTGTTACCGAAGTAGGTGTAGTTGAACATGGACCCGACCGGTGGGACATCGCCGGCACCGGTTCCGGCGGTACCGGTGGTGACCTTGGTGACCAAGATCGCTTGGCTGTAGGTGCCGTACATGTCCAACTGGGTCGACACGTCGGCGTCGAAGCTTCCCTGCTGAACCCCGGCCGCGTCGTAGATACCGAACTGCTGATAACCCTGAAGCTGAATTTCTCTGGGCGGCAACCCATTTACACCACTCGGGATCATAGTCGAAGTGGGCAGGAGGCTACCACCGCCGGGACCCGGTAGGCGTTTGACGGGTGGCAGCGCCGACGCATCGAGCAGATTCAAAGGGAAGGTGCCGATGTTCGACACCGTGCCGTTGTTCACCAGGATTGTCGAAACCTTGTCGCCGAATTGAGAAGGCAACGAGGAGTACACGGCGTACGTGGTGCCGTTGGCCTCGTACATGACGTTGAACACCGACCCTGCCGGCGGGACCTCGCCGGGCGTTGTCCCGGCGATTCCATTGGTGACCTTGGTGACCAGTATCGCCTCGGTCTTGACCCCCATGACGTCCGCAGTGGGGGTGAGGACCCCCTCGAAACTCCCTAGGGTGTTACCGGACGGGTCGTGGATGTCGAAGACCTCGTGGGCTTGAACCGTGGTGTAGTAGGGCAGGAATCCGCTTGTCCCGACGTATGTTTCGCCGGTGGGATCGGCGGGAACGATGCTGTATCCGTTGCCGAGGTTCACCGGCCTGTTGTCGACGGTGTGATCCGCAATGCCCTTGGCCGCGTCGAAGCGAAACGGAAGCGGGATGTCGCCGAAGGGCGTCAGCAACTTGAACGTGACCACGTCGCCGAGTGGTGACGGGATGGCGGAGTAGGACCAGCCGAACCCGCCGATGAGGTCGAATCTCGAGATCAACGAGCCCACCGGCGGCACCTGACCCGGGCCGGCGCCTACGTTGGTGCCACCGTTTGACGTGACCAGGAGTTCAACGTACTTACTGCCCAAGTTGAACGGACTGCCTGTACTGACAAGGGCCCCAAAACTTCCCACGTTCCCCTTGGTCGTGGGATCCACAACGCTGTATTGCTGCTGTCCCTGGACCAGGGTCGGTCCGCCCGGCCAGAACGTCCACTGCCCGTAGAACGACGTAACCAATTCGGTAGAGCTGGGCACCAGACTGTAACCGTTGAACGGCAGCGTCTGGTTCAGTGTGGACACGGTCGGGCCGACGTGAACTGCGATGGACACCGCGCGAAGAGCCGCCTGCGCCACGCCGACCAGAGAAGACGCAACAGCCGTCCAGATCTCCTGAGGCGATGGTTTCGGAGGCAGCGCATAGGGATCCGCGGTCGCGTTCTGTGCCGAGGCCGCAGCGGGCTTGGCCCGTGCGACGGCAACCGGCGCAGTCACGGCCTGAGCGGGGGACGTGGTGAGCGGCTGTGCCGACGAGGGGTTGCGGGAGGCCACGCTAATTGGGCTGGCGGCGGCGCTCGATGCGGCGGGTCGGACAATCCGCTGTGCGGCGCCGGTGCGGCCGGCGCCTTGCGCGGGTCGCGTGCGCGCTGGGCTGTGAGCCGGCGCGCTGCTCGCCGCGGGGCTCGACGAGTCCGAGGATCCGGAGTCGGCCGAGGCGATTGCGCAGCCGGCAAAGGCCACGGTTCCCACGCCGAGGACGACCGCCAATCCGCCCACCCGGCCGATCCAGGTTGCTGCCCCTTGTGAAGCGCTCATTGCTCGACACCACACTTTCAGTTCAGCCGGCGCGGTCCGGAAGGTCGTACGCCTCGTACACATACTCGAGGTCGGTTCGGATGCGTTCGGGATCGAGTCCGAACTGGTCGGGGGAGTGCTCGTGACTGCTCTTGTATGTGCGTTGCCGTTGCGCTTGTAGCCGCACCTCGTCGCGGAACTGCGCAGTGGGCTCGATCTCGATGAAGTCGAGAATCCGCGCGATCGTCGGTTCGAGGTTCGTCAGCAGGTCGGTGTAGCGCACGACGCAGAGATTGCGTTCGGGGATGAGGCCCGCCGTCTGTGCCTCGTGGAACGTGCCGAGCATGGCGCAGGAAGCCTGGTAGAGGTTTTCGATCCAGCGCCCCTGGTCCTCCTTGCGAGTGCGGTTCCACACGTCGTAGCCGTTCTCCAGCACGCCGGCCAGCAGTGACATCCCGGACGGGATGACCTCGACCGGGTCGCGAATGATGTAGACGAGCTTGCAGTCCGGGTAGCGCTGCAGGACCTCTGGCAGCCGGAAGGCCAGCATGCTGGTTTTCGCCAGGATGCGGTTGCGTCGCTTATAGGCCAGGTTCCGTCGCCAGCAGGCTTCGTAATAGCGGAAGAAACGCTCCCGCTCACGGTCGGTCACGTCGGCGATACCGAAGTTGTGCCAAGAGAGCTCGCTGCCCCACTTGTCCTGCCAGGCAAGGAAATACGCCCAGGCGAACGGTCCGTCGAGGGTGCGGAAGAACCACGCCACGTCATCGGTCTCGATACCCCGCAGACTGGTGTCGTGCACGTCGGACGGGTGATAGCGCGCCGGTGAGAGCCGGTCCATGCGTGGGACGATGCGGCCGAGCAGCTTTCGCGCCGTGATGGCCGGGAAAAGCATCTCCCACAACTCGAAGGACGCCATCCCGCCCGCGCCGAGCAAGAGCCGGTGCAGGAATGTCGTGCCGCTGCGCGGGTTGCCGACGATGAAGATCGGCCGATTGATCGGCTGCTTGCGGTGGCCAGGGTAGACGAGATGGTCCAAACCCAGAGTCACCGCCGAGATCGCCTGGCGCACTTGCAGAAGGAGGAAGGCACCGATCGGACGTACTCTGTACCCGAAGGTCTGGCTGATGACCCGGTACAGCCGCAGGTAGTGGCTCACCGGTCCGCCCATACGGCAGCGGCCCCCACGATGGTGAAGCCGGCGGCAGCGCTCGCGAGGATCAGTTTGTCACCGGTGTGCACCGAGCCTTGTTTGAGGCGGTAGTCCAACGCCAGCGCCCACGACGTGCTTGCGGTGTTACCGAACAACGCGTGCGTGACGATTCCGGCCTGCGGACGTGCACCGAGTCCGTTCAGCACCTGCTCCACCATCGACTCGCTGGGCTGGTGAAACACGTAGTGGTCGACTTCCTCCGGCACCCATCCCACACTGGACAACAGGCGCCGCACTTCCCCCGGCACATGGACGCCGAGTGCGAACAACTCGTTGGACCTGGAGACGAAGTGACCGTCCACCGGCGCACGACACAGGTCATAGTGCTCTGACAGCGTCCTGTGTTGAAGCGCCAACACTCGCGCTCCGCCCGCGGGCAGCAGGTCGCGGGTGACCAGGAGCGCCGCGGCGGCGTTGCCGAGTGTCAGTCCGGCCACCTTGAGCGCGACGTCCTCGAAGGTCTGGAAGTCGTAGCTGACCCGGTCTCGGGTGATTTCACCGGCGCAGATGAGCGCCGTGTCGATGTCATCGTGAAGGGCGAAGTAACCGGCGACAACGTGCAGCGCTTCGATGAGCCCGGCGCAGGCGCAGGTGACGTCCATGGCGTGCAGGGGCGTCGCACCGAGCCGTCCGGCCACCTCGGTGGCCGTCGCGGGTTCGAATGCGTCGCGGGCGATCCCGCCGTAGACGAGGAGGTCGACGTCTGTGGCTGCGACTCCGTTCTGTTCGAGGCAGGCGGTCGCCGCGCGGGTGGCGAACTCTCCGGGCGACACGGCAGGGTCCCCTTCGAGGTACCGCATCTTGCTGTTACATCGGTCGAAGGCATACCGAATGGCGAGCTCGATAGGCGCCCATTCGGCGGTGGTGCCGCGAAACGATTCCCGCACGCGTGCCAGCAACTCCTCGTTGTCCACCGCGGCATCAGGAAGCGCCACTGCCGGCCTCGAGAGGTGCAGTCGGGGAATCGTCATCAGGCCAACCGTCCTCGTGCGCTTGGTCGGGTGTTTCCTGCATCAGATTAATGGGAATGGGGCTTCGCTACGCGGCCCTTGCCCCTCGTCGTCGGCCCGTGTCTATGACTCTTCCGCCAGCGCGGCACTGAGTCCGCGGGTAGCCGCGGCGAGTTGCTCGCCCATCCGGGTGACGTCCGCCCCGCTCATCGGTTCGGGACTAGGAACCAGGCTCAGGATCAGGGCAATACGTGAGTCCGCAGCCAAGACCGGCGAGTCGATATGGCTCACCTCGTAGGTGCGGTCTCTGTCCAGGCTGACTGGAAACCACTGTTCCTGATGGATCAGCTCGTCAGTCAACGCCTGGGCCAGCTCGCTGAGCCGGGTGGAGCGAACCTCGGCACTACGGACGATGAGCGCCAGTTCCTGCAAGCGCAGATCGGGCAACAGATGAAGTCCGACCGCGTACCCGCGCTCTTCGGCGGCGGCGATGGCTTCGCGGTAGCGCTCGCGCACATCGTCGGGCAGCGCGGCCAGCCACCGCTCCCGCGCGTGCGCCCCGGCCCACGCCACCGTCGAGGCGCCATACGGCGGGCGGTGCGGGAACTGCGTACCGATCGGCATCGGATGGCCACCGCCGAGCCGGCTCCGAACTTGGTCGACGACGGTGGAGTGGTCGTCACCGACCGAGAAGGCGACACAGTGCGCGCCGGTCGCGGCGGACAGTTCGATCATCGCCGAACGGGCCAGCGCCAGGGCTGGATAGTGGCCCGCAGCTTCCCGGCCGAGGCGGACCAGCCCGGGGCCGAGGTGATACGTCTTGCGAACGGGGTCACGCAGCAGCCAGCCGGCCCGGAGTAGTTCCGCCAGCATCGAGTGGCAGCTCGCCTTGTGGACGCTCAAATAACGCGACACCTCGGCCAACGTCAGCCCGTCGCGTCCCTCACCGGCCAAGTGCTCGAACAGATTCACGACCCGCTCGGTCTGCGGAGAAGGACGCGGCGGCATCGACCGATGGTCGCATAATGCGACTGCTTGCGGTGGTATACGCGACCATGTGACGATGCCCACAATGAGGGACCTACGGGGCGCAGTGGCGGTCATCACCGGGGGCGCCGGCGGGATCGGGCGCGCCATGGGTAGGCGCTTCGGCCAAGAAGGCATGAAGGTAGTGCTGGCCGACGTCCTCGCCGAACCACTCGACGAGGCAACCCGGGCGTTGACGGACGACGGCATCGAGGCGATCGGCGTGGTCACCGACGTCACCGACTACTCCTCGGTCGAATCGCTCGCCAAGCACGCTCTCGATCATTTCGGCGCCGTGCATGTCGTGTGCAACAACGCCGGCACCGGCGCGGTGTCCGAGGGCTACATGTGGGAACACGATCTTGCGGACTGGCGCTGGGGGATCGACGTCAACGTCCTCGGGGTCATCCACGGCATCAAGGCGTTCGTGCCGATCCTGCTCGACCAGGGCAAAGGTCACGTCGTCAACACCTGTTCGGGGAACGGCGGTTTCGCGCCGATCGCCCGCGGCGCCATGGGCGGCCCGGCCACCGCGGTGTACCCGATGACCAAGGCTGCCGTGCTGTGCCTGACCGAAAGCCTCTACACGCACCTGGAAATGACCGGGACCGGCGTCCGGGCCCATGTGCTCTTCCCGGGCGGCTTCTTGAACACCGGCATCTGGGAATCGTGGCGGCACCGGCCGCAGCGGTATGCGGCCACTCAGGAACGCCGCACCGAACTGCAAACCCTGGCCGGCGTCGTCGCCCGCTTCGAAACAGCAGGCGCGCATGTGGAATTCACGCCGCTGGAGTCGGTCGCCGCTCAGGTCATCGAGGGTCTCCGCGCGGACAGCTTCTGGATGATGGGGCCACCCGCGCCATCTGATGACGTGGTGAGCAAGAAGGCGGCCTCGATCATCGCGCGTGGCGAACCCGACTACCTGGTCGACGTCCTCGGCAAGCACGCCGGGCAGAAAGCCGAAACCGAAGGAGGAAACCGATGAGCGTCAACACAGTTCGCTACGGTCCGCGCCCACCCGAGGCGCGCGTCGATCACGAAATCGATGCCACCAAGGCGCCGATCGCCACCGAGGCGGTCACCGTCACCTATCTCACCGATCCTGAGATCGTCGCCGCGGTGCTGCCCAAGCCGCTCGAACCGGCGGCCGAACCCCTGGTCCGCGTCCAGTTGCAGCGGGTCCAGATCGAGGGTCGGCCCCCGTTCGGGTCGGCGGTGTTCTCGGTGGCGGCCCGGCACGGCGACGTCGACGGCGACTACCCGCTGCTCATGCCGCAGTCCACCGAACAATCCGTCACCGGTGGACGCGAAACCTTCGGTGAGCCAAAGAAAATGGCCGATATCCGAGTGGCCCGCGCTGCCGACGATGTCACGGCCACCGTCGTCCGGCTGGGATATCCGCTCGTCACGGTGCGCGGGCGGGTCACCGGCCCAGCAGAATTGCCGCCCGACCAGGTGAACACCGAGTTCTACTTCAAGTTCCTGCGCGCCCCCGACGGCGACGGCATCACCGATCCGCACCTGGTCTACGGCGAGTACCACCGGCACTACGAGCTGCTGGAGAACATCGACGGCACAATCGAGTTGGGCGAGTCGCCGCTGGACCCGGTGGCCGATATCGCGGTCCGCCAGCTCAGGTCGATCACGTGGTGCCGGCGCCGCACCGTTCAGGTCGGCCGGATCGCCGAGCGCGTTCCGGCGGAGTGGCTGTTGCCGTACGTCCACCAGCGCTACGACGACGTCGCTTTGCTCGCCGCGCCGAGGCCCGAGCCGACGCGGGTGTAGCGGATGGACCGGTACACCGTCATCTCAGCCGACTGCCATGCCGGAGCCGACCTGCTCGACTACCGCGACTATCTCGACCCAGGCTTCCGCGACGAATTCGACAGTTGGACAACGACGTACGTCAACCCGTTCGCTGATCTCGCGGACGCCGACGCCGAACGAAATTGGGACAGCGACCGTCGCAATGCCGACCTGGACGTCGAGGGTGTCGCCGGTGAGGTGATCTATCCCAACACCATTCCGCCGTTCTTTCCCTCGTCCAGCCTGGCGGCCACGCCGCCGGAGACCGCCCGCGAGCTCGAGCTGCGCTGGGCTGGGCTGCGTGCGCACAATCGCTGGCTGGCCGACTTCTGCTCGCTGTCGCCCGAACGGCGCGCCGGGGTGGGGCAGATCCTCCTGCAAGACCTCGACGAAGCCGTCACCGAAGTGGCGCAGATCGCGAAACTCGGTCTGCGCGGCGGTGTTCTGCTGCCCGGAATCCCACCCGGAGCGGCCATCCCGCAGCTGTACGCCGAGCACTGGGAGCCACTGTGGGCGGCCTGCGCCGAAGCCGGTCTCGTGGTCAACCACCACGGCGGCAACGCCGGACCCAGCCCCCTCGACGGGTGGGGCAGCTCATTCGCGGTCTGGGTGTACGAGACGCACTGGTTCGCGCATCGGGCGCTGTGGCACCTGATCTTCAGCGGCGCGATGGATCGTCATCCGGACCTCACCGTGGTTTTCACCGAGCAAGGTGCCGGCTGGATCCCGGCCACCCTGGACTCCCTCGACGTCGCCGCGGCCCGCTACGCGCGAGAAGGATCCGCGATCGCCCGATTCGCCGGACCCACAGCGGGGTCGCTGACCCTCAAGCCCAGCGAGTTCTGGGCCCGCCAATGCTATGTCGGGGCCAGCTTCATGCGGCCGGTCGAATGCGCCGAACGTCACGAGATCGGCGTCGACCGAATCATGTGGGGAAGCGACTATCCTCATCTGGAGGGAACCGGCTTCTTCACCCGAGAAGCGTTGCGCTACACCTTCTCCGGCGTGGCACCCGAGGAAGTCGCGGCCATGCTCGGCGGCAACGCGGCAGCCGTCTACGGCTTCGACCTGGCGGCGCTGCAACCTCTGGCCGACCGAATCGGCCCGACGGTCGCCGAGGTCGCCGAGCCGCTGACAGAGGTGCCAGCAGGTGCGAGCAGCACCGTCTTCGAGCCCGACCCCATCCGTACCTGGTAATCGAAAGGCCCATCGTGAACAACGTCGCCCCGTATCTCATCATCTCCGCCGACACACACGCCGAGCTTCCGACCGAGCGCTACCGCGAATACGTCGACCCCGAATACCGGGAGGACTTCGAGGCCTACCTCGCCGAGAAGCAAGCCGCGGCGCAGGCCGGTGGGTTCATCGACGAGGAGTTCGCGCAGACCTGGTTCGACGAACACGGCGAGGGCATCGCCGGCGGATGGGATGTCGCCCAACGGGACAAGGAACTCGACGGGGACGGTGTGGCCGGCGAGGTCATCTTCCCCGACGCCGACGCGGTGACGGGTGTGGCGGGAGCTCCGTTCGGCGCCGGCCTGGGCCAGTCGGGTGACCTTGACCCGGGCCGGGCGATGGCCGGTGCGCGAGCCCACAACCGGTGGCTGTCCGAGCTGTGCAGCCACAGTCCGGAGCGGCGGGCCGGAGTCGCGGTAATCCCGATACTGGCCGATGTCGATGCGGCGGTCGCCGAGATCACCCGCGCCGCCGACGCCGGCCTGCGGGGCGGGATCCTGATCCCCGTGCTCTGGGGTGACTACCCGCCGTATCACGATCGTCGCTACGACAAGGTATGGGCCGCTTGCCAGGACCTGCAGATGCCGGTGCACACCCACGTGGGTCCCGCTCCGAGTGCGGAGTACGGCGAGCACCTGGGCATCTACACCACCGAGGTGCGGTGGTGGGGCGCCCGGCCGCTGTGGTTCGCCTTGTGGGCCGGGGTGTTCGAGCGGTTCCCCGCGCTGCGCTGGGGCGCCACCGAGTGCGGTGCGTTCTGGGCCAACGATCTGCTGTGGCTGATGGACACCCGCTTCCTCCGAGAACACTCGGCGAAAAAAATGAGTCGAGCCCTTGAAGGTGACCTCACCATGCCACCCTCGGCGTACTTCGACCGGAACTGCTTCATCGGGGCGACCACGACCGAGCGTCGCGAACTGGCGCGTCGCTATGAGATCGGCGTCCCGAACATGCTGTGGGGCAACGACTATCCGCATCCGGAAGGAACCTGGCCGAACACCCGGAAATGGCTGCGGCACGCGTTCTGGGACATCCCCATCGACGAGACCCGGCAGATGCTGGGGCTCGCGGCGGCCGAGATCTACCACTTCGACCGCAAAGCGCTGGCTCCGCTCGTCGAACGCATCGGCCCGACGCCGGACGACCTCGGGCAGGATGACGCGGTGAGCATTCCGAAGTGGGAAGCGGCGCGGCAGGCCGGCCGGCACTGGCTCACCGACACCGACCCCCTCGCCGACTTGGTGGAGAACTGATACATGGATCTGGCTGATCAGCCGCACCTGAAGGTGGAACGCGACGGTGACGTCGTCGTGCTGACGATGAACAATCCGCGGCGGCAAAACGCCCTCACTCCGTCGATGATCGAGTTCATGGCGCAAGCCTGGAACGAGATCGACGCCGACGACGGCATCCGCGCCGCGATCCTGACCGGGGAGGGCTCGTCGTACTGCGTGGGCGGCGATCTCGCCGACGGGTGGATGGTGCGCGGGTCGTCAGCCGGCGGTGGCAGACCTACGCCCGAGCGCAAGGCCGCCGGCAGCGTCATCACCGACGGATTGTTGCTGACCCGTTCGCTGGCCAAGCCGCTGATCGCCGCGGTCAACGGAGCGTGTCTGGGCGGTGGCTGTGAGATGTTGCAGCAGACCGATATTCGGGTCGCCGAGGAGCAAGCGGTGTTTGGACTGCCCGAGGTGAAGTGGGGCTTGATCGCCGGCGCCGGGTCGACGGTCCGCCTCAAACGCCAGATTCCGTACACCAAGGCCATGGAGATGATCCTGACGGGGGAGCCGTTGACCGCCGCGGAGGCGTATCACTTCGGTCTGGTCGGCCACATTGTTCCGACGGGTCAGTCGCTGGACAAGGCGCGGGAGATCGCCGCGAAGGTGTGCGCCAACGGTCCACTTGCGGTGCGTAATGCCAAGGCGTCGATCCTGGCCAGTGGCTGGCTGGACGAGGCCGACGCCCGTCAGGTTGAGCAGCGACTCGTCGTGGAGGTCATGCGTTCCGAGGACGCGAAGGAGGGTCTCGCGGCTTTCGGTGAGAAGCGTGCGCCACGATTCTCGGGACGGTAAGAGAGTGGGTATGGAACATACTGGGCCGCTGCGCGGTATTCGCGTTCTGGAGTTGTCGCTGGCGCTGACCGGCCCCTACATCGGTGCACTGTTCGCCGACCAGGGTGCCGATGTGGTGAAAGTGGAACGTCCCGACATCGGCGACATCCTGCGCTGGATCGGTCCGAGTGTGAATGGGTTGAGCGCGGTCTTCCGGGTCTGCAATCGCGGCAAGAAGTCGATAGCGGTCGATGTCCGAACCGACACCGGCCGGCAGATCGCGCTCGAGCTGGCGGCGCAGGCCGATGTGGTGATCCAGAACTTCCGCCCCGGCGTGGCCGACCGGCTCGGTGTCGGGTACGACGATGTCGTCGCGATCAATTCCGAGGTCGTCTACGTCTCGCTGACCGGTTTCGGTGAGATCGGGCCCTATCGGGACCGCAGCGCCTACGACACGGTGATTCAGGCGTACGGCGGTGTGGCGTCCAGCCAGGCCGCGCCCGATGTCGGGGAGCCGATCTTCTTGCAGCAGGTGCTCGCCGACAAGGTCACCGCGCTGTATGCCAGCCAAGCCGTCACCGCCGCACTGTTCGCACGAGCGACCGGACGCGGAGGACAACACGTGCACGTCTCGATGGTGGACGCGGTGGTGTCCTTCTTGTGGACCGATGCGGCCGGCAACGAGGTCCTGCTGGACTCGGACAATTCGCAGCCGTCCAGTTTCACATCGGGATTCAAGCCGTTCCGCTTCATCGACGGATGGGGTGTGGTGACGCCGATCTCGGATTCCGACTTCACCGGCATGTGTCGTGCGCTGGACGCGCCCGGCGCTGACGACCCGCGATTGCAAACAGCCGAGCTGCGAAACCAGCACCGCCCCTTGATGGCCGAGGTGATGGCAGCATGTTACGCAGGCGCGGAAAAGCTGACGGTCGACCAAGCGACGGAGAGATTCGAAGCCGCCGACGTTCCGTACGCGATGATCGTGCCGCCCGAAGAACTACCCGACGATCCGCACGCCATCGCAATGGGGCTGTTCGAAGAACGTGACGACCCGGTGGTGGGGCGGGTGCGTATCCCGCGGCATCCCGCGCTCTTCGACGGCACTCCGGCTCGATTAGCCGGTCCGGCACCGAAATTGGGCGAGCACACCGAGGAGATACTCGCCCAGGTCGGTCGCGTCGGCCAGGGATCCGGCTTGCGGGACTCCGGGGTCATCGCCTGACGGCGCCTAGATTGCGACAGCCTCCAGGATGCTGAGCGGACCGACGGTGTCGACCACTCGAGTCAGCCGGAATCCTGCCGTGTCGAGTAGCTGACGGTACTCGGCTGCGGTGCGCTCGCGAGCGTTGGCGACGACCAGCATCTCGATGTCCACCCACTTGCCGTGGAAGTTCCTGTCGTGGTCGGGGATGACGAACTCGATCAACAACAGTCGTGTGCCTCGGCGAGCGGCGGTGCGGATATTCTGCAGAATGCGGACGGCATCGTCGTCGGGCCAGTCATGGATGATGTGCTTGAGCACATAGGCATCGGCGCCCTTCGGGGCGGATTCGAAGAACGATCCCGGGTCGATGCGAGTGCGGTCCTCGACGCCGTACTGCCGCAGCAGAGCAGGTGCGCCCGCCACCACCTCGGGCAGATCGAACAACACGCCGCGGGCGTGCGCCGCAGACGCGAGGATCGCGGCGAGCAGCCGGCCCTGACCGCCGCCGATGTCGGCGATCGTGGCGAAGCGGCTGAAGTCGTAGGCCGCGACAACAGCGGTGACCGAAGACTCCGACAGCCCTGTCATGGCCTGGTTGAAGATCCCGGCCAGCGCCGGCTCATCGGCGAGGTAGTCAAAGATCGGCTTGCCCCGCAAGGCCGGGACCACCGCGGAGCCTGTCCGTATCGCGTCCGCCAGGTGGCTCCAGTGCTCGCGGTGTTGTGCTGAGCCAACCCAGCGGGCCATGCCCGCCATCGAGACAGGGGAGTCGGTGCGCAACGTCTCCGCGAGGGCGGTGAGTTCGTAGCGGCCGTCGCTGCGGTGCCGGAACACACCGATACCGATGAGCGCCCTAAGCATCCGGCAGAGTGCGTCCTGGTCGACATTGAGTCGCCGAGCGAGGTCTTCGCCGGTCGCGGGCCCGTTAGCCAACTCATCGGCAACGCCGAGTTCGGCTGCAGCGGAGATCAATTGGGAAATCCATGCCCCCATGATCAGCTCCATCATCGAGGCCGCCGGGGGCGCGGAGCGTTGGTGAATCCGGTACAGAGCGTGACGGGCCCGTTCGATGGCCCGGACAATTTTTGTCGGTGGCGCTTTGGTGGACGTCACGGGTCCATCCCTTCTCGGTTGTTCACGTAGCCGGAAAGCGCCCGAACCGTAACTCCGCTTGGCGTTTAAGGCAAGTATTCACTTGCATTAAGATTCGGGGTGTGCCGAAACGCATCGACGAAGA
Coding sequences within:
- a CDS encoding alkaline phosphatase family protein, giving the protein MMLRTLMAIASVTALTVWTAQWPARAGVQLPHYDHVVIVVEENHAASQIIGNKSAPFINTLAANGALMTQAFAVAHPSEPNYLALFAGNTFGVDSDACPLTLGPEPNLAAELIASRYSFGGFAEDLPAVGSTVCGAGKYARKHAPWVNFSNVAPAASMPFTSFAAGPQLPTVSFVVPNLDNDMHDGSVAQADTWLAANIAPYANWAMANHGLLIVTFDEDDDAERNQISTILYGADVRPGTYGEPINHYSVLSTVEQLYGLPKTGLAATTPPIASVWATNS
- a CDS encoding sulfotransferase family protein, producing MSHYLRLYRVISQTFGYRVRPIGAFLLLQVRQAISAVTLGLDHLVYPGHRKQPINRPIFIVGNPRSGTTFLHRLLLGAGGMASFELWEMLFPAITARKLLGRIVPRMDRLSPARYHPSDVHDTSLRGIETDDVAWFFRTLDGPFAWAYFLAWQDKWGSELSWHNFGIADVTDRERERFFRYYEACWRRNLAYKRRNRILAKTSMLAFRLPEVLQRYPDCKLVYIIRDPVEVIPSGMSLLAGVLENGYDVWNRTRKEDQGRWIENLYQASCAMLGTFHEAQTAGLIPERNLCVVRYTDLLTNLEPTIARILDFIEIEPTAQFRDEVRLQAQRQRTYKSSHEHSPDQFGLDPERIRTDLEYVYEAYDLPDRAG
- a CDS encoding 3-oxoacyl-ACP synthase III family protein, yielding MTIPRLHLSRPAVALPDAAVDNEELLARVRESFRGTTAEWAPIELAIRYAFDRCNSKMRYLEGDPAVSPGEFATRAATACLEQNGVAATDVDLLVYGGIARDAFEPATATEVAGRLGATPLHAMDVTCACAGLIEALHVVAGYFALHDDIDTALICAGEITRDRVSYDFQTFEDVALKVAGLTLGNAAAALLVTRDLLPAGGARVLALQHRTLSEHYDLCRAPVDGHFVSRSNELFALGVHVPGEVRRLLSSVGWVPEEVDHYVFHQPSESMVEQVLNGLGARPQAGIVTHALFGNTASTSWALALDYRLKQGSVHTGDKLILASAAAGFTIVGAAAVWADR
- a CDS encoding helix-turn-helix domain-containing protein is translated as MPPRPSPQTERVVNLFEHLAGEGRDGLTLAEVSRYLSVHKASCHSMLAELLRAGWLLRDPVRKTYHLGPGLVRLGREAAGHYPALALARSAMIELSAATGAHCVAFSVGDDHSTVVDQVRSRLGGGHPMPIGTQFPHRPPYGASTVAWAGAHARERWLAALPDDVRERYREAIAAAEERGYAVGLHLLPDLRLQELALIVRSAEVRSTRLSELAQALTDELIHQEQWFPVSLDRDRTYEVSHIDSPVLAADSRIALILSLVPSPEPMSGADVTRMGEQLAAATRGLSAALAEES
- a CDS encoding SDR family NAD(P)-dependent oxidoreductase; its protein translation is MRDLRGAVAVITGGAGGIGRAMGRRFGQEGMKVVLADVLAEPLDEATRALTDDGIEAIGVVTDVTDYSSVESLAKHALDHFGAVHVVCNNAGTGAVSEGYMWEHDLADWRWGIDVNVLGVIHGIKAFVPILLDQGKGHVVNTCSGNGGFAPIARGAMGGPATAVYPMTKAAVLCLTESLYTHLEMTGTGVRAHVLFPGGFLNTGIWESWRHRPQRYAATQERRTELQTLAGVVARFETAGAHVEFTPLESVAAQVIEGLRADSFWMMGPPAPSDDVVSKKAASIIARGEPDYLVDVLGKHAGQKAETEGGNR
- a CDS encoding acetoacetate decarboxylase family protein; this translates as MSVNTVRYGPRPPEARVDHEIDATKAPIATEAVTVTYLTDPEIVAAVLPKPLEPAAEPLVRVQLQRVQIEGRPPFGSAVFSVAARHGDVDGDYPLLMPQSTEQSVTGGRETFGEPKKMADIRVARAADDVTATVVRLGYPLVTVRGRVTGPAELPPDQVNTEFYFKFLRAPDGDGITDPHLVYGEYHRHYELLENIDGTIELGESPLDPVADIAVRQLRSITWCRRRTVQVGRIAERVPAEWLLPYVHQRYDDVALLAAPRPEPTRV